DNA sequence from the Candidatus Fluviicola riflensis genome:
AAACGGAAAACACATTTGTCGCTTCGGGAAAAAAGCTGCGGCTTACGACCTGCTGCACCAAACGGTAAATGCTTACAACCAAGATATGGGAATTGCATCTGCTTACAATCCCATTGACGTTTATACGCACGAGGCAATCGATCCGGAAATCAGTACTCAGGCAGTGCAGGATGTGGTTTTTTACCTGCGTACGCTCAAAGCGCCTATTCCTAGAAACCAGGATGATCCGGAAGTAATCCAAGGCAAAGCGATTTTCAACCAGCTTAATTGCGTCGGTTGCCACAAACCAACATTAACAACCGGTTATTCACCTATCAAAGCGCTGTCGAACAAAGAATTTCATCCTTTCACGGATTTGCTGCTTCATGATATGGGAGCCGGATTGAACGACGGTTATACCGAAGGAAGTGCGAAAACAGCCGAATGGCGTACACCACCACTTTGGGGACTCGGATTATCTGCACTTTCTCAAGGGGGAGCGTTTTTCCTAATGCATGACGGACGTGCTCACAGCATTGAAGAAGCTATTCTCCTTCACGGAGGCGAAGCTGCCACAAGCAGAGGATTGTACCAAAACCTGGATGAATCGGATAAAAGTTCATTGATCACTTATTTAATGTCGCTGTAATGGACAGACGTGATTTTATGAGATCATGTGGCTACGCCTGCCTCAGCGGAATTGCCATTACGACCATTCTCCAAAGCTGCGCGACCGGTAAAATTGTGTCGGGTACCATCGATCAATCTGAACTGCTTGTTGATTTGGCCGATTTTGAACAAATGAAAAAAAAGGAGCAGAGCTTTCGGAAATACATCATCGTTCGCAACGAATCCTTGCAATTTCCACTGGGTATTTACCGGTTCAGCGAAACCGAATACACGGCGCTTTACCTGAAATGCACGCATCAGGGGGCTGAATTGCAAGTGTTTGGCGACAAGATTCAATGTCCGGCACATGGAAGCGAATTCAGCAATCGCGGAGCGGTAGAAAGTGGCCCCGCATCAGAAAAACTGCGCGAATT
Encoded proteins:
- a CDS encoding thiol oxidoreductase, with the translated sequence MKINTFLFLVFSALVIFVSCKKLMPGAAPNSEVLDGPVEGLTTEETARFLKGDAAFSEVFTSGKGLGSTFVASSCISCHAGDGKGHPSTTLTRFGQPDEFGNLFLEYGGPQLQNKALPGYLPEQIPAGATFSKFTPPANTGLGFLDYVTDADIMAMADPNDEDGDGISGVPNWITVPGYVTLRPNAISQNGKHICRFGKKAAAYDLLHQTVNAYNQDMGIASAYNPIDVYTHEAIDPEISTQAVQDVVFYLRTLKAPIPRNQDDPEVIQGKAIFNQLNCVGCHKPTLTTGYSPIKALSNKEFHPFTDLLLHDMGAGLNDGYTEGSAKTAEWRTPPLWGLGLSALSQGGAFFLMHDGRAHSIEEAILLHGGEAATSRGLYQNLDESDKSSLITYLMSL